A region of Pseudomonas sp. Marseille-Q3773 DNA encodes the following proteins:
- a CDS encoding DUF3429 domain-containing protein, whose amino-acid sequence MSGSGTLLPRRFALLGYGGLLPFVGLMLLVVFSPEYRSVWAMMLVNYGAVILSFVGALHWGFAMALPELAAEQRRKRLLWSVVPALLGWVSTLLPVSLGCLLLLGGFALHYWQDRKLQQVVPGWYLPMRLQLTTVASICLLLGAMALTSNV is encoded by the coding sequence ATGAGCGGGTCTGGCACGTTATTGCCAAGGCGCTTTGCCCTCCTCGGTTATGGCGGCTTGCTGCCGTTTGTTGGCTTGATGCTGCTGGTGGTCTTTTCTCCCGAGTACCGATCAGTGTGGGCGATGATGCTGGTGAACTATGGGGCCGTCATTTTGAGTTTCGTCGGCGCCTTGCACTGGGGCTTCGCGATGGCCCTGCCGGAGCTAGCCGCCGAGCAGCGTCGCAAACGGCTCCTGTGGAGCGTCGTGCCGGCTTTGCTCGGTTGGGTCAGCACGTTGCTGCCTGTTTCCCTGGGGTGCCTGCTGTTGCTTGGCGGCTTCGCCCTACATTATTGGCAAGATCGGAAGTTGCAGCAGGTCGTGCCAGGCTGGTACCTGCCGATGCGATTGCAGCTGACCACCGTGGCGAGCATTTGTCTGCTGCTTGGTGCGATGGCTCTGACGAGCAATGTTTGA
- a CDS encoding tetratricopeptide repeat protein: MNKPYALLLAFALLQGCQSLAPQKAEPPTAEAAKREAEKPVVYGSFRQETLYSLLVAELAGQRNRFDIALANYADQAEKTQDPGVSERAYRIAEYLGADEPALDSALIWARNAPQNLDAQRAAAIQLARAGRYDDSMNYMEKVLQGQGDTHFDFLALSAAETDQSTRDGLMHSFDRLLAKYPDNSQLVFGKALLLNQDGKAQEALDLLEAHPAQNGEIAPILLRARLLQALDRGPEALPLLRGAIRDNPDDKRLRLTYARTLVEQDRIADAKGEFLSLVQQYPDDDELRYSLALVCLENKDWDEAEGYLQELIERDSNVDAAHLNLGRIREERHDPAGALREYALVGPGPDYLPAQLRQADILVANGRGSEASRLLAEAREAQPDYAIQLYLIESESYSNNNKDAQASQVLQQAIQRYPDDLNLLYTRAMLAEKRDDLPQMEKDLRAIIAREPENAMALNALGYTLADRTTRYSEAKALIDKAHQLTPDDPAILDSLGWVNYRLGNLDEAESYLRRAFASFPDHEVAAHLGEVLWANGKRREARQVWAKGFDAQADSPILRKTLLRLTGSETL; this comes from the coding sequence ATGAACAAACCATACGCATTGCTGCTTGCCTTCGCCCTGCTCCAGGGCTGCCAGAGCCTGGCCCCACAAAAGGCCGAGCCTCCCACTGCCGAGGCCGCCAAGCGCGAGGCGGAGAAGCCCGTGGTGTATGGCTCGTTCAGGCAGGAAACGCTCTATAGCCTGCTGGTGGCGGAACTGGCCGGGCAGCGCAACCGCTTCGACATCGCCTTGGCCAACTATGCCGACCAGGCCGAGAAGACCCAGGACCCGGGCGTCTCCGAACGCGCCTATCGGATTGCCGAATACCTCGGCGCCGACGAGCCGGCCTTGGACAGCGCACTGATCTGGGCCAGGAACGCCCCGCAGAACCTCGACGCCCAACGCGCCGCCGCCATCCAGCTGGCCCGTGCCGGCCGCTATGACGACTCCATGAACTACATGGAGAAAGTGCTGCAAGGCCAGGGCGACACCCACTTCGACTTCCTCGCCCTGTCCGCCGCCGAAACCGACCAGAGCACCCGCGACGGCCTGATGCACAGCTTCGACCGCCTGCTGGCCAAATACCCGGACAACAGCCAGCTGGTGTTCGGCAAGGCGTTGCTGCTGAACCAGGACGGCAAGGCCCAGGAAGCCCTCGACCTGCTCGAAGCGCACCCGGCGCAGAACGGCGAAATCGCCCCGATCCTGTTGCGCGCCCGCCTGCTCCAGGCCCTGGACCGCGGCCCGGAAGCGCTGCCACTGCTGCGCGGGGCGATCCGCGACAACCCGGATGACAAACGCCTGCGCCTGACATACGCCCGCACCCTGGTCGAACAGGACCGCATTGCCGATGCCAAGGGCGAGTTCCTCAGCCTGGTCCAGCAATACCCCGATGACGACGAGTTGCGCTATTCGCTGGCCCTGGTATGCCTGGAAAACAAAGACTGGGATGAAGCCGAAGGCTACCTGCAGGAACTGATCGAGCGCGACAGCAATGTCGACGCTGCGCACCTTAACCTGGGCCGCATCCGCGAGGAACGCCACGACCCCGCCGGCGCCCTGCGTGAATACGCCCTGGTCGGCCCTGGCCCCGACTACCTGCCGGCGCAGCTGCGCCAGGCTGACATCCTGGTTGCCAACGGCCGCGGCAGCGAAGCCTCGCGCCTGCTCGCCGAGGCCCGCGAGGCGCAGCCGGACTACGCCATCCAGCTGTACCTGATCGAGTCGGAAAGCTACAGCAACAACAACAAGGACGCCCAGGCCAGCCAGGTCCTGCAACAGGCCATCCAGCGCTACCCGGACGACCTCAACCTGCTGTACACCCGCGCCATGCTGGCGGAAAAGCGTGACGACCTGCCGCAGATGGAAAAGGATCTGCGCGCGATCATCGCCCGTGAACCGGAAAATGCCATGGCTCTGAACGCCCTGGGTTATACCCTGGCCGACCGCACCACCCGCTACAGCGAAGCCAAGGCGCTGATCGACAAGGCCCACCAGTTGACTCCGGACGACCCGGCGATACTCGACAGCCTGGGCTGGGTCAATTACCGACTGGGCAACCTGGACGAGGCCGAGTCGTACCTGCGCCGGGCCTTCGCCAGCTTCCCCGACCATGAAGTGGCCGCCCACCTGGGCGAAGTGCTGTGGGCCAACGGCAAGCGCCGCGAAGCCCGCCAAGTCTGGGCCAAGGGCTTCGACGCCCAGGCCGACAGCCCCATCCTGCGCAAGACCCTCCTGCGCCTGACCGGATCCGAGACCCTTTAA
- the ispE gene encoding 4-(cytidine 5'-diphospho)-2-C-methyl-D-erythritol kinase — protein sequence MHTLTLPAPAKLNLWLHIIGRRADGYHELETVFQFLDHGDELSFAVRDDGVIRLHTEIEAVPHDSNLIVRAARMLQAQSGTTLGADIWLTKVLPMGGGIGGGSSDAATTLLALAHLWQLDWDEDRLATLGLSLGADVPVFVRGHAAFAQGVGEQLTPVDPSEPWYVVLAPQVSVSTAEIFSHPQLTRDSLPLKMRPVPEGNSRNDCQPVVEQSYPEVRNALNSLGKFTEARLTGTGSCVFGAFPSKAEADKVLALLSATQTGFVAKGSNISMLHRKLQSLIKKSSA from the coding sequence ATGCACACGCTCACCCTGCCCGCCCCGGCCAAGCTCAACCTGTGGCTGCATATCATCGGCCGCCGCGCTGACGGCTATCACGAGCTGGAAACCGTGTTCCAGTTTCTCGACCACGGCGACGAGTTGAGTTTCGCCGTGCGAGACGACGGCGTGATCCGCCTGCACACCGAGATCGAGGCAGTACCGCACGACAGCAACCTGATCGTGCGCGCCGCGCGCATGCTGCAGGCGCAATCCGGCACAACGCTGGGCGCCGACATCTGGCTGACCAAGGTACTGCCCATGGGGGGTGGCATCGGTGGTGGCAGCTCGGATGCCGCCACCACCCTGCTGGCCCTCGCCCACCTGTGGCAACTGGACTGGGACGAAGACCGCCTGGCCACCCTGGGCCTGAGCCTGGGTGCCGATGTACCGGTGTTCGTGCGCGGCCATGCCGCCTTCGCCCAGGGCGTGGGCGAACAACTGACCCCGGTCGACCCGAGCGAGCCCTGGTATGTCGTGCTGGCGCCGCAAGTGTCTGTCAGCACAGCAGAAATTTTTTCACATCCGCAGTTGACACGTGATTCACTGCCCCTTAAGATGCGCCCCGTTCCCGAGGGAAACAGTCGAAATGACTGCCAACCGGTGGTAGAGCAGAGTTACCCGGAAGTTCGCAATGCGTTGAATTCTCTGGGCAAATTCACTGAAGCTCGGCTAACCGGAACTGGAAGTTGTGTGTTTGGGGCCTTCCCAAGCAAAGCCGAAGCTGATAAAGTTCTGGCCCTTCTTTCAGCGACCCAAACAGGGTTTGTGGCGAAAGGAAGCAATATTTCGATGTTGCATCGCAAGCTGCAAAGTCTGATCAAGAAGTCGAGCGCATAA
- the hemA gene encoding glutamyl-tRNA reductase: MAFLALGINHKTASVDVRERVAFTPEQLVDALQQLCRLTSSREAAILSTCNRSELYIEQDHLSADAVLQWLADYHRLSLDELRASAYVHEEHEAVKHMMRVASGLDSLVLGEPQILGQMKSAYAVAREAGTVGPLLGRLFQATFSAAKQVRTDTAIGENPVSVAFAAVSLAKQIFSDLGRSQALLIGAGETITLVARHLHEQGVRRIVVANRTLERASILAEQFGAHAVLLADIPQELANSDIVISSTASQLPILGKGAVESALKQRRHKPIFMVDIAVPRDIETEVGELDDVYLYTVDDLHDVVAENLKSRQGAAQAAEELVAVGAEDFMLRLRELAAVDVLKAYRQQSERLRDEELQKAQRLLANGGNPEDVLAQLARGLTNKLLHAPSVQLKRLSAEGRLDALAMAQELFALNEGSTDKSPQ; encoded by the coding sequence ATGGCCTTTCTTGCACTTGGTATCAACCATAAGACTGCCTCGGTAGACGTACGCGAGCGCGTGGCGTTTACCCCAGAGCAGCTGGTAGACGCCCTGCAGCAGCTCTGCCGGCTGACCTCCAGCCGCGAAGCGGCGATCCTGTCGACCTGCAACCGCAGCGAGCTTTATATAGAGCAGGATCACCTGTCCGCCGATGCCGTGCTGCAATGGCTGGCCGATTATCACCGGCTCAGCCTGGACGAGCTGCGTGCCAGCGCCTACGTGCATGAAGAACACGAGGCGGTGAAACACATGATGCGCGTGGCCTCGGGCCTGGATTCGCTGGTGCTCGGCGAGCCGCAGATCCTCGGCCAGATGAAGTCCGCGTATGCCGTGGCGCGTGAAGCCGGTACCGTCGGCCCACTGCTCGGGCGCCTGTTCCAGGCCACTTTCAGCGCCGCCAAGCAGGTGCGCACCGACACCGCCATCGGCGAAAACCCGGTGTCGGTGGCATTTGCCGCAGTCAGCCTGGCCAAGCAGATCTTCAGCGACCTGGGCCGCAGCCAGGCGCTGCTGATCGGTGCCGGTGAAACCATCACCCTGGTTGCCCGCCACCTGCACGAGCAGGGCGTGCGTCGCATCGTCGTCGCCAACCGCACCCTGGAGCGGGCCAGCATCCTCGCCGAACAGTTCGGCGCGCATGCCGTGCTGCTGGCTGACATCCCCCAGGAGCTGGCCAACAGCGACATCGTCATCAGCTCCACCGCCAGCCAGCTACCAATCCTCGGCAAGGGCGCGGTGGAAAGCGCGCTGAAGCAGCGCCGGCACAAGCCGATCTTCATGGTCGACATCGCCGTGCCACGCGACATCGAAACCGAAGTCGGTGAGCTGGACGATGTCTACCTGTACACTGTCGATGACCTGCACGACGTGGTGGCGGAAAACCTCAAGAGCCGCCAGGGCGCAGCCCAGGCCGCCGAAGAGCTGGTGGCAGTCGGGGCGGAAGATTTCATGCTGCGCCTGCGCGAGCTGGCCGCAGTGGACGTGCTCAAGGCCTATCGCCAGCAAAGCGAGCGCCTGCGCGACGAAGAACTGCAAAAGGCCCAGCGCCTGCTGGCCAACGGCGGCAACCCCGAGGATGTGCTGGCCCAGCTGGCCCGGGGGCTGACCAACAAACTCCTGCATGCGCCCAGCGTGCAACTGAAAAGGCTCTCGGCCGAGGGCCGCCTCGATGCGCTGGCCATGGCCCAGGAACTCTTTGCCCTCAACGAGGGCTCGACGGACAAATCCCCGCAATGA
- a CDS encoding ribose-phosphate pyrophosphokinase has translation MSKMMVFTGNANPDLARRVVRQLHIPLGDVSVGKFSDGEISTEINENVRGKDVFIIQPTCAPTNDNLMELVVMADAFRRSSASRITAVIPYFGYARQDRRPRSARVAISAKVVADMLTVVGIDRVLTVDLHADQIQGFFDIPVDNIYGSPVLVDDIEDQRFENLMIVSPDIGGVVRARAVAKSLGVDLGIIDKRREKANHSEVMHIIGDVEGRTCILVDDMVDTAGTLCHAAKALKEHGAAKVYAYCTHPVLSGRAIENIEKSVLDELVVTNTVPLSAAAQACDRIRQLDIAPVVAEAVRRISNEESISAMFR, from the coding sequence GTGTCCAAGATGATGGTCTTTACGGGGAATGCCAACCCCGATCTGGCTCGGCGTGTAGTACGTCAGCTGCATATCCCTCTCGGTGACGTCTCTGTCGGTAAATTCTCCGACGGCGAGATCAGCACTGAGATCAATGAAAACGTCCGTGGTAAAGACGTCTTCATTATTCAGCCGACCTGTGCCCCGACCAACGATAACCTGATGGAACTGGTAGTGATGGCCGACGCCTTCCGCCGCTCCTCAGCATCCCGAATCACCGCCGTGATTCCTTACTTCGGATACGCCCGCCAGGACCGCCGTCCGCGTTCGGCACGTGTAGCCATCAGCGCCAAAGTCGTCGCTGACATGCTCACTGTCGTCGGTATCGACCGTGTACTCACCGTCGACCTGCACGCTGACCAGATCCAGGGTTTCTTCGATATCCCGGTCGACAACATCTACGGCTCGCCCGTACTGGTCGACGATATCGAGGACCAGCGTTTCGAGAACCTGATGATCGTCTCCCCGGACATCGGTGGTGTCGTGCGCGCACGTGCCGTCGCCAAGTCCCTGGGTGTCGACCTGGGTATCATCGACAAGCGCCGCGAGAAGGCTAACCACTCCGAGGTCATGCACATCATCGGCGACGTCGAAGGGCGCACCTGCATCCTGGTAGACGACATGGTCGACACCGCCGGCACCCTGTGCCACGCGGCCAAGGCCCTGAAAGAACACGGCGCTGCCAAGGTTTACGCCTACTGCACGCACCCTGTCCTGTCGGGCCGCGCGATCGAGAACATCGAGAAGTCGGTACTGGACGAGCTGGTGGTGACCAACACCGTTCCGCTGTCCGCCGCTGCTCAAGCCTGTGACCGTATCCGCCAGCTGGATATCGCACCGGTTGTGGCTGAAGCGGTACGCCGCATCAGCAACGAAGAATCGATCAGCGCGATGTTCCGCTAA
- a CDS encoding 50S ribosomal protein L25/general stress protein Ctc, protein MTEFTLNAQARTDLGKGASRRLRHSANIPAVVYGGNQDAQSLTILAKEITKLFENEAAFSHVLELNVDGAKQNVVVKALQRHPAKGFIMHADFVRVVAGQKLTAKVPVHFINEEAPVKKGGEISHVEAEIEVSCEAKDLPEFIEVDLANAEIGTIIHLSDLKAPKGVEFVALAHGDDKAVANVHAPRVAPEAEGAAE, encoded by the coding sequence ATGACCGAATTCACCCTGAACGCCCAAGCGCGTACTGACCTGGGGAAAGGTGCGAGCCGCCGCCTGCGTCACTCCGCGAACATCCCAGCCGTTGTCTACGGTGGTAACCAGGACGCTCAGTCCCTGACCATCCTGGCCAAGGAAATCACCAAGCTGTTCGAAAACGAGGCTGCCTTCAGCCACGTGCTGGAACTGAACGTCGACGGCGCCAAGCAGAACGTCGTGGTCAAGGCCCTGCAGCGTCACCCGGCAAAAGGCTTCATCATGCACGCCGACTTCGTTCGCGTCGTTGCTGGCCAGAAACTGACCGCCAAGGTACCGGTTCACTTCATCAACGAAGAAGCCCCGGTCAAGAAAGGCGGCGAGATCTCCCACGTAGAAGCCGAGATCGAAGTTTCCTGCGAAGCCAAGGACCTGCCTGAGTTCATCGAAGTAGACCTGGCCAACGCTGAAATCGGCACCATCATCCACCTGTCGGACCTGAAAGCTCCGAAAGGCGTAGAGTTCGTCGCTCTGGCCCACGGTGATGACAAGGCTGTTGCCAACGTTCACGCTCCACGCGTTGCTCCAGAAGCAGAAGGCGCTGCCGAGTAA
- the lolB gene encoding lipoprotein insertase outer membrane protein LolB, with amino-acid sequence MFLRHCITFTLIALLAGCAGFGSREALEGHGNPQQWRAHKEQLSSLDGWQINGKVGIRAPRDSGSGTLFWLQRQDYYDIRLAGPLGRGAARLTGRPGGVVLEVANQGRYEASSPEALLEEQLGWQLPVSHLVWWVRGLPAPDSKSKLTLDGDSRLASLDQDGWQVQYLSYTEQNGYWLPERLKLHGKHLDVTLVVKDWQPRQLGH; translated from the coding sequence ATGTTCCTGCGCCATTGCATCACCTTCACCCTGATCGCCCTGCTGGCCGGCTGTGCCGGCTTCGGTAGCCGCGAGGCCCTGGAGGGCCACGGCAACCCGCAGCAGTGGCGCGCCCATAAAGAGCAGTTGAGCAGCCTCGATGGCTGGCAGATCAACGGCAAGGTCGGCATCCGCGCCCCGCGTGATTCCGGCAGCGGCACGCTGTTCTGGCTGCAACGCCAGGACTACTACGACATCCGCCTGGCCGGCCCGCTGGGCCGTGGTGCCGCACGCCTGACCGGCCGCCCCGGTGGCGTGGTGCTGGAAGTGGCCAACCAGGGCCGCTACGAGGCCAGCAGCCCCGAGGCCCTGCTGGAAGAGCAGCTGGGCTGGCAACTGCCGGTCTCGCACCTGGTCTGGTGGGTCCGCGGCCTGCCCGCCCCCGACAGCAAGAGCAAACTGACCCTGGACGGCGACAGCCGCCTGGCCAGCCTCGACCAGGATGGCTGGCAGGTGCAGTACCTGAGCTACACCGAACAGAACGGCTACTGGCTGCCCGAACGCCTGAAGCTGCACGGCAAGCACCTCGACGTTACCCTGGTGGTCAAGGACTGGCAGCCGCGCCAGCTGGGGCACTGA
- the folE gene encoding GTP cyclohydrolase I FolE: MSQSLAEYYREILLEIGEDPQREGLLDTPQRAAKAMQYLCNGYRLNLEEVINGALFESQNDEMIVVRDIELYSLCEHHMLPFIGKAHVAYLPTGRVLGLSKVARVVDVFARRLQIQENLTRQIACAIQDITDAAGVAVVIEAKHMCMMMRGVEKQNSVMVSSVMLGVFRDSATTRQEFLQLIGRNK; this comes from the coding sequence ATGTCCCAGTCGTTAGCTGAGTACTATCGCGAAATTCTCCTCGAAATAGGTGAAGACCCGCAGCGAGAAGGGCTGTTGGACACGCCTCAGCGCGCGGCCAAGGCCATGCAGTACTTGTGCAACGGCTACAGGCTGAATCTCGAAGAGGTCATCAACGGTGCGCTGTTCGAGTCCCAGAACGACGAGATGATCGTCGTGCGCGATATCGAGCTTTATTCATTGTGCGAGCACCACATGCTGCCCTTTATCGGCAAGGCTCATGTTGCCTACCTGCCCACTGGCAGGGTGCTGGGGTTGTCCAAGGTCGCGCGCGTGGTCGATGTCTTCGCCCGACGTCTGCAGATTCAGGAAAACCTCACCCGGCAAATTGCCTGTGCCATACAAGACATCACCGATGCGGCAGGGGTCGCGGTGGTCATCGAAGCAAAGCATATGTGCATGATGATGAGAGGTGTCGAAAAGCAGAACTCGGTGATGGTTTCATCCGTGATGCTGGGTGTGTTCCGCGACTCGGCGACGACGCGCCAGGAGTTTCTCCAACTGATTGGTCGAAACAAATGA
- a CDS encoding TIGR02450 family Trp-rich protein — protein sequence MNRFNPRKLGSSKWTACQPVNREKHFLVTELICDEDGTPVQIELEAVHSQRKQVLDWRELRDSQRWKFGWR from the coding sequence ATGAACAGATTCAATCCCCGCAAGCTGGGTTCGTCCAAGTGGACGGCGTGTCAGCCGGTGAACCGTGAGAAACATTTTCTGGTGACCGAGCTGATTTGCGACGAAGACGGTACGCCTGTGCAGATTGAACTGGAGGCCGTCCACAGCCAACGCAAGCAGGTGCTCGACTGGCGAGAACTCAGGGATAGCCAACGCTGGAAATTCGGCTGGCGTTGA
- the ychF gene encoding redox-regulated ATPase YchF: protein MGFNCGIVGLPNVGKSTLFNALTKSGIAAENFPFCTIEPNSGIVPMPDARLNALAEIVKPNRILPTTMEFVDIAGLVAGASKGEGLGNKFLANIRETDAIAHVVRCFEDENVIHVSNSVDPKRDIEIIDLELIFADLDSCEKQLQKVARNAKGGDKDALAQKAILEQLIPHFTEGKPARSLMKNMSAEDKAVIRGFHLLTSKPVMYIANVAEDGFENNPHLDVVKAIAEEEGAVVVPVCNKIEAEIAELEDGEEKDMFLEALGLEEPGLNRVIRAGYELLNLQTYFTAGVQEVRAWTVRVGATAPQAAGVIHTDFEKGFIRAEVVAYDDFIQFKGESGAKEAGKWRLEGKDYIVKDGDVMHFRFNV from the coding sequence ATGGGTTTCAATTGCGGCATCGTCGGCCTGCCCAACGTCGGCAAGTCCACCCTGTTCAACGCCCTGACCAAGTCTGGCATCGCGGCGGAGAACTTCCCTTTCTGCACCATCGAGCCAAACAGCGGCATCGTGCCGATGCCCGATGCGCGCCTGAATGCACTGGCTGAAATCGTCAAGCCCAACCGCATCCTGCCAACCACCATGGAATTCGTCGACATCGCCGGCCTGGTGGCCGGTGCATCGAAGGGCGAAGGCCTGGGTAACAAGTTCCTCGCCAACATCCGCGAAACCGACGCCATTGCCCACGTGGTGCGCTGCTTCGAAGACGAGAACGTGATCCACGTTTCCAACAGCGTCGACCCCAAGCGTGACATCGAGATCATCGACCTCGAGCTGATCTTCGCCGACCTCGACAGCTGCGAGAAGCAGCTGCAGAAGGTTGCCCGCAACGCCAAGGGCGGCGACAAGGACGCCCTGGCACAGAAGGCCATCCTCGAGCAACTGATCCCGCACTTCACCGAAGGCAAGCCAGCGCGCAGCCTGATGAAGAACATGAGCGCCGAAGACAAGGCGGTCATTCGCGGCTTCCACCTGCTGACCAGCAAGCCGGTGATGTACATCGCCAACGTGGCCGAAGATGGCTTCGAGAACAACCCGCACCTGGACGTGGTCAAGGCCATCGCCGAGGAAGAAGGCGCGGTCGTGGTGCCGGTGTGCAACAAGATCGAAGCGGAAATCGCCGAGCTGGAAGACGGTGAAGAAAAGGACATGTTCCTCGAGGCCCTGGGCCTGGAAGAGCCTGGCCTGAACCGTGTGATCCGCGCCGGTTACGAACTGCTGAACCTGCAGACCTACTTCACTGCCGGCGTGCAGGAAGTACGCGCCTGGACCGTACGCGTCGGTGCCACCGCACCGCAGGCGGCCGGGGTTATCCACACCGACTTCGAAAAAGGCTTCATCCGCGCTGAAGTGGTGGCCTATGACGACTTCATCCAGTTCAAGGGTGAAAGCGGTGCCAAGGAAGCCGGTAAATGGCGCCTGGAAGGCAAGGACTACATCGTCAAGGACGGTGATGTGATGCACTTCCGCTTCAACGTCTAA
- the pth gene encoding aminoacyl-tRNA hydrolase — protein sequence MTAIQLIVGLGNPGPEYEQTRHNAGALFVERIASAQRVSLTADRKYFGLTAKFSHQGNDVRLLIPTTYMNRSGQAVAALANFFRIKPEAILVAHDELDLPPGVAKLKRGGGHGGHNGLRDIIAQLGNQNDFHRLRLGIGHPGDAKLVSNFVLGRAPRAEQEKLDASIDFALGVLPDVLAGDFAKAMRELHSQKA from the coding sequence GTGACCGCCATCCAGTTGATCGTCGGCCTGGGTAACCCCGGCCCCGAATACGAACAGACCCGGCATAACGCAGGGGCTCTTTTCGTTGAACGCATTGCCAGCGCCCAGCGCGTCTCGTTGACCGCTGACCGCAAGTATTTCGGCCTGACGGCCAAGTTCAGCCATCAGGGCAACGACGTTCGCTTGCTCATCCCCACCACCTACATGAACCGCAGCGGCCAGGCCGTGGCGGCCTTGGCCAATTTCTTCCGCATCAAGCCGGAAGCGATCCTGGTGGCGCATGACGAACTCGACCTGCCTCCGGGCGTCGCCAAGCTCAAGCGCGGCGGTGGCCATGGTGGGCACAACGGCCTGCGCGACATCATCGCGCAGCTCGGCAACCAGAACGACTTCCACCGCCTGCGGCTTGGCATCGGCCACCCGGGTGACGCCAAACTGGTCTCCAACTTCGTCCTGGGCCGCGCGCCGCGCGCCGAGCAGGAGAAGCTCGACGCCAGCATCGATTTTGCCCTCGGCGTGCTGCCGGACGTGCTTGCCGGCGATTTTGCCAAGGCGATGCGCGAGCTGCACAGCCAGAAGGCCTGA
- the prfA gene encoding peptide chain release factor 1, whose amino-acid sequence MKASLLNKLEILQDRFEELTALLGDAEVISDQTRFRAYSREYAEVEPVYAAYKEWRKVQDDLEGAQALLKDSDPDLREMAVEEVREAKEQLLTLEAQLQRMLLPKDPNDGRNVFLEIRAGTGGDEAAIFSGDLFRMYSRYAEKRGWRLEILSENEGEHGGYKEIIARVEGDNVYGKLKFESGAHRVQRVPETESQGRIHTSACTVAVLPEPDEQAAIEINPADLRVDTYRASGAGGQHVNKTDSAIRITHLPTGIVVECQEERSQHKNRARAMSWLSAKLNDMQTSAAQNAIASERKLLVGSGDRSERIRTYNYPQGRVTDHRINLTLYSLDDILAGGVEAVIEPLLAEYQADQLAALGD is encoded by the coding sequence ATGAAAGCGTCGCTGCTGAACAAACTGGAAATCCTCCAGGACCGCTTCGAAGAACTCACCGCATTGCTCGGTGATGCCGAGGTCATTTCCGACCAGACGCGCTTCCGCGCCTATTCCCGTGAATACGCCGAAGTCGAGCCGGTCTACGCTGCATATAAAGAGTGGCGCAAAGTCCAGGACGACCTCGAAGGCGCCCAGGCGCTGCTCAAGGACAGTGACCCGGACCTGCGCGAAATGGCCGTGGAAGAAGTGCGTGAAGCCAAGGAACAACTGCTGACGCTGGAGGCGCAGCTGCAACGCATGCTGCTGCCCAAAGACCCCAACGACGGCCGCAACGTGTTCCTCGAAATCCGTGCCGGTACTGGTGGCGACGAGGCGGCGATTTTCTCCGGCGACCTGTTCCGCATGTATTCGCGCTACGCCGAAAAGCGCGGCTGGCGCCTGGAAATCCTCTCCGAGAACGAAGGCGAGCACGGCGGCTACAAGGAAATCATCGCCCGCGTCGAGGGTGACAACGTGTACGGCAAGCTCAAGTTCGAGTCCGGTGCGCACCGTGTACAGCGGGTGCCCGAGACCGAGTCCCAGGGCCGTATCCACACGTCGGCGTGCACCGTGGCGGTACTGCCTGAACCGGACGAACAGGCCGCCATCGAGATCAACCCGGCCGACCTGCGTGTGGACACCTACCGCGCATCCGGTGCCGGCGGCCAGCACGTCAACAAGACCGACTCGGCGATCCGCATCACCCACTTGCCGACCGGTATCGTGGTCGAGTGCCAGGAAGAGCGTTCGCAGCACAAGAACCGTGCCCGCGCCATGTCCTGGCTGTCGGCCAAGCTCAACGACATGCAGACCAGCGCCGCGCAGAACGCCATCGCCAGCGAGCGCAAGCTGCTGGTCGGTTCGGGCGACCGTTCCGAGCGTATCCGCACGTACAATTATCCACAGGGCCGGGTCACCGACCACCGTATCAACCTGACCCTCTACTCGCTGGACGACATCCTCGCCGGTGGCGTGGAGGCCGTCATCGAACCGCTGCTGGCCGAATACCAGGCCGATCAGCTGGCCGCGCTGGGGGACTGA